A stretch of candidate division KSB1 bacterium DNA encodes these proteins:
- a CDS encoding gamma-glutamyltransferase: MLVRKFFVFRAILILSFASQIVAFCPRSPFATEKPILHGRHWVAITGKPLAATAGARIFMQGGNAVDAACAMLAAVCTMNDMLSWGGETQALIYNPFTKKVIGVNALGVAPSGATAEFFKAKGMNYPPEYGPLAAVTPGTPGGLMVMLAEFGTMSLQQVLAPAMELAEGYPIEHELSQSIERYKKQIKEWKYSRQILLPHLGEAHEAPHPGEIFRQLDLLNTLKKLVAAEAEARAAGKDRKQAIYMAYDRFYKGDIAEEFARACQEQGGLITKEDLGNWKYYLESPVMTIYKGIEVYKLTTWVQGPVMLQALNMLENLDLKAMGFNSARYIHTLYQVMNLAFADRDFYYGDPYVPPEEPIKGLLSKDYARERVKQINWERNDAAIGPGDPYPFEGKKNPFLELIKNWNRTSIKQPDRSTATADLLIDELFGRGTTSIQAADKTGWVVSVTPSGGWMPVCIAGATGVGMSQRMQSFVLNPSENPYNVVAPGKRPRSTLTPTLALKDGRPFLSFSIQGGDTQDQNCLQFFLNVVEFGMNVQEACEAPNITSYQMFSSFGNHEKFPGRMLLRDDVPPWVRKELEQMGYELRFNRKTSGPMNAIFFDWQHGSFWGGSSNYGEDYGIAW, translated from the coding sequence ATGTTAGTTAGAAAGTTTTTCGTTTTTCGCGCTATTCTCATCTTATCTTTCGCGTCCCAAATAGTTGCTTTTTGCCCAAGATCTCCATTCGCCACAGAGAAGCCGATCCTTCATGGTCGTCATTGGGTTGCGATCACAGGAAAGCCTTTGGCAGCGACTGCTGGAGCGCGGATTTTCATGCAAGGAGGCAATGCCGTGGATGCAGCCTGTGCCATGCTGGCTGCGGTTTGTACGATGAACGACATGTTGAGCTGGGGTGGCGAGACCCAAGCGCTAATCTACAATCCGTTCACGAAAAAAGTGATCGGTGTCAATGCGCTCGGGGTAGCTCCGAGCGGCGCAACGGCAGAGTTTTTCAAAGCGAAGGGGATGAACTATCCTCCAGAGTATGGCCCGCTAGCCGCGGTAACGCCTGGCACTCCCGGCGGGCTGATGGTGATGCTGGCAGAGTTCGGCACGATGAGCTTGCAGCAGGTGCTCGCTCCAGCCATGGAACTGGCCGAGGGTTATCCCATTGAACATGAGTTGTCTCAGAGCATCGAACGCTACAAAAAGCAAATCAAAGAGTGGAAATATTCCAGACAAATATTGCTCCCGCATCTTGGCGAAGCGCATGAGGCTCCTCATCCTGGTGAAATTTTTCGGCAACTGGACCTGTTGAATACATTAAAAAAATTGGTCGCAGCTGAAGCCGAAGCCCGTGCCGCTGGTAAAGATAGAAAGCAGGCGATCTACATGGCCTATGACCGCTTTTACAAAGGCGATATTGCCGAAGAATTCGCTCGCGCCTGCCAGGAACAAGGCGGATTGATCACCAAAGAAGATCTAGGGAATTGGAAGTACTATCTTGAATCCCCGGTGATGACCATTTATAAAGGGATCGAGGTCTACAAATTGACCACCTGGGTTCAGGGGCCAGTGATGTTGCAGGCATTGAATATGCTTGAAAATCTCGACCTAAAAGCAATGGGTTTTAACAGTGCTCGCTACATCCATACCCTTTATCAGGTCATGAATTTGGCCTTTGCAGATCGCGATTTCTATTACGGCGATCCCTACGTCCCGCCCGAAGAACCAATCAAAGGACTGCTGTCTAAAGACTACGCTCGGGAACGGGTGAAACAAATCAATTGGGAGCGGAATGACGCAGCTATTGGGCCGGGCGATCCCTATCCTTTTGAAGGGAAAAAAAATCCCTTTTTAGAACTCATAAAAAATTGGAACCGTACCAGCATCAAGCAGCCAGATCGATCTACCGCAACGGCAGACTTGCTGATCGATGAGCTTTTTGGCCGAGGAACAACCTCAATTCAGGCAGCAGACAAAACTGGTTGGGTCGTATCCGTTACCCCCAGCGGCGGTTGGATGCCGGTGTGCATCGCTGGTGCGACTGGCGTTGGCATGAGCCAGCGAATGCAAAGCTTTGTCTTGAATCCATCGGAAAATCCCTACAACGTCGTCGCTCCAGGGAAGCGTCCTCGGTCGACTTTAACACCCACCCTCGCCCTCAAGGACGGCCGTCCGTTCCTCTCATTTTCAATTCAGGGAGGCGACACCCAAGATCAAAACTGCCTCCAATTCTTTTTAAATGTGGTTGAATTCGGGATGAACGTCCAAGAAGCCTGCGAAGCCCCCAATATCACCAGTTATCAAATGTTCAGCTCGTTTGGCAATCATGAAAAATTTCCTGGCCGAATGCTGTTACGAGATGATGTGCCCCCATGGGTCAGAAAAGAATTGGAACAAATGGGGTATGAGCTGCGGTTCAACCGCAAAACTTCAGGCCCGATGAACGCCATCTTTTTCGATTGGCAGCATGGCAGTTTCTGGGGCGGATCAAGCAACTATGGCGAAGATTACGGAATTGCCTGGTAA
- a CDS encoding glycoside hydrolase family 31 protein, with protein sequence MVGQLMTASGQTFSPKANPEVMVCCGNARFSVLTPELIRLEWSATGNFEDRASLVFLNRRLPVPKFQTQIADGWLIITTDQLTLRYRENSGKFNSQNLAISLTLNGQVVTWHPGLEDTTNLRGTTRTLDGIKGAASLEPGLISRSGWALVDDSDRPLFDDSDWPWVILRPSDDHQDWYFFGYGHNYKKALFDFTQVAGKIPLPPRFAFGLWWSRYWAYTDQEFKQLVHEFEIHDVPLDVLVIDMDWHQTFGLRWWQKRYDQAGQRLGWSGYTWDRILFPDPEGFLRWCHRKGLKTTLNLHPASGVQPHEERYPEMARAMGIDPATKKYVPFDIVDKKFAENYLKILHHPLEAQGVDFWWLDWQQQPTTRIPGVNPTWWLNYVHFTDMERRGKRPLIFHRWGGLGNHRYQIGFSGDAISVWESLAFQPYFTATAANVGYGYWSHDIGGHMPGEVSPELYTRWIQFGIFSPILRTHTTKNPMAERRIWAYPVDYFLVMREAILLRYALIPYIYTAARQTYDTGISICRPMYYDYPDSDEAYRFKNQYMFGNDILVAPITAPLSPDSMLVTKSIWLPPGEWIEWFTGERLTGPRRYRRQFALDEIPVYVKAGAIIPLQTQKKAAIETMVDPLVLAVFRGQSGFTRVYEDEGNTLGYKDNICSWTPIQFSWNQQDQLQLEILSVEGQFPNMPSERCYEIRIPFVLPPTTVTCNRHLIAYDADGTAKVGWRYDGNKLQLHIFLPPYRVTEKVVIVVGFPSISQEQAKLIQGVPGKLARLRRIMPLLNSLWPQEWSPDILIEAAQTGNRISIHPEQALTELQHLKEIMPAVIKQIEALKKVNPEVVTRALMHLGSRP encoded by the coding sequence GTGGTAGGACAGCTTATGACTGCATCTGGTCAAACTTTTTCTCCAAAGGCTAATCCGGAAGTTATGGTGTGCTGTGGCAACGCTCGCTTTTCGGTATTGACACCGGAGCTGATTCGACTGGAATGGTCAGCAACCGGCAATTTTGAAGATCGCGCGTCGTTGGTCTTTCTCAATCGCAGGCTACCAGTGCCAAAATTTCAAACGCAAATAGCAGACGGATGGCTGATCATCACCACGGATCAACTGACATTGCGATATCGAGAAAACAGCGGAAAATTTAACAGTCAAAATTTAGCTATCTCATTGACGTTGAACGGCCAGGTAGTAACCTGGCATCCCGGCTTAGAGGATACGACCAATTTGCGAGGCACGACGCGGACGTTGGATGGGATTAAAGGCGCAGCATCTTTAGAACCAGGTTTGATTTCACGTAGCGGCTGGGCGCTCGTTGATGACTCGGACCGTCCCTTATTCGATGATAGCGACTGGCCCTGGGTGATCCTTCGGCCTTCGGATGACCATCAGGACTGGTATTTCTTCGGCTATGGTCATAATTATAAAAAAGCGCTATTTGATTTCACTCAAGTAGCTGGCAAGATTCCCTTGCCCCCGCGCTTTGCCTTTGGCCTGTGGTGGTCGCGCTATTGGGCTTATACTGACCAGGAATTCAAGCAACTCGTGCACGAGTTTGAGATACACGATGTGCCGTTGGACGTGCTGGTGATCGACATGGATTGGCATCAGACATTTGGACTTCGCTGGTGGCAAAAGCGGTATGATCAAGCCGGCCAACGGTTGGGCTGGTCAGGCTATACTTGGGATAGGATTCTATTCCCCGACCCCGAAGGGTTTCTGAGATGGTGTCATCGGAAAGGGTTAAAAACGACGCTGAATCTCCATCCTGCATCTGGCGTTCAACCCCACGAGGAGCGATATCCTGAGATGGCTCGGGCTATGGGCATCGATCCGGCAACCAAAAAGTATGTGCCATTCGATATCGTGGACAAAAAATTTGCTGAAAATTATCTGAAAATTTTGCACCATCCCCTGGAGGCGCAAGGCGTCGACTTTTGGTGGCTCGATTGGCAGCAACAGCCAACCACCCGTATCCCAGGTGTCAATCCCACTTGGTGGCTTAACTACGTCCATTTCACCGATATGGAACGCCGGGGCAAACGCCCGCTGATCTTCCACCGTTGGGGTGGATTAGGCAACCATCGCTATCAGATCGGTTTTTCTGGCGACGCCATTTCGGTATGGGAGTCTTTGGCCTTTCAACCCTATTTTACGGCCACTGCTGCGAATGTCGGCTATGGGTATTGGAGCCACGACATTGGCGGCCACATGCCTGGGGAAGTCTCCCCCGAGTTGTATACACGGTGGATTCAATTCGGAATCTTCAGCCCCATTCTGCGGACTCATACAACTAAAAATCCCATGGCCGAGCGCCGGATTTGGGCTTACCCTGTAGATTATTTTTTGGTCATGCGCGAGGCAATCCTGCTGCGCTACGCATTGATCCCGTATATTTACACAGCCGCTCGCCAAACTTACGACACTGGTATTTCCATCTGTCGACCGATGTATTATGACTATCCAGACAGCGATGAAGCTTATCGATTCAAAAATCAATACATGTTTGGGAATGACATCCTCGTTGCACCGATCACCGCCCCTCTCTCGCCCGATTCCATGTTAGTCACCAAATCAATCTGGCTGCCGCCAGGCGAATGGATCGAGTGGTTCACTGGTGAACGACTAACAGGCCCGCGGCGTTACCGACGACAATTTGCGTTAGATGAGATACCTGTGTATGTCAAGGCGGGCGCCATTATCCCGCTCCAGACACAAAAAAAAGCCGCGATTGAAACCATGGTGGATCCGCTGGTCCTAGCCGTTTTCAGAGGTCAATCTGGTTTTACACGAGTCTATGAAGATGAAGGGAATACGCTGGGCTACAAAGATAACATTTGCTCCTGGACACCGATCCAATTCTCTTGGAACCAGCAGGATCAGTTGCAATTGGAGATCCTATCAGTGGAAGGTCAATTTCCAAATATGCCATCTGAACGTTGTTACGAAATCCGAATACCATTTGTCCTGCCGCCAACAACGGTTACTTGTAATAGACATCTGATTGCCTACGATGCTGACGGAACGGCGAAAGTGGGATGGCGGTACGATGGTAACAAATTGCAGCTCCATATTTTTCTGCCACCGTATCGGGTAACTGAAAAAGTGGTAATTGTGGTGGGCTTCCCCTCCATTTCCCAAGAGCAAGCGAAACTGATCCAGGGCGTGCCTGGTAAACTGGCGCGCTTGCGGCGCATTATGCCGCTGCTCAATAGCCTTTGGCCACAGGAATGGTCGCCTGATATTTTAATCGAAGCAGCCCAGACTGGCAATCGAATCAGCATTCATCCAGAACAAGCATTGACTGAATTGCAACATTTAAAAGAGATCATGCCAGCAGTTATTAAACAGATCGAGGCATTGAAAAAGGTGAATCCAGAGGTTGTGACCCGCGCGCTGATGCACCTTGGATCACGACCATAG
- a CDS encoding glycosyl hydrolase, with product MKFNSKEKSNLFYYSIFNFIGIFFIILFFIIGCKISTINQSARFHQQFKNPPSAYLPTVYWFWNGRIESDQIKAQLEAMKRSNTVGSVCILAWEGLAIDYLSEEWFDKVKYACQIAGELGLEIWLYDEIRWPSGHAGGKVLDANPELKARCLSQTEQRVNGNQKITFEIQSEPVAIVAAQFKNQIIDESSLMDLTAYFDGSHFSWDVPAGDWSLFIYSMQPCSFKPTFLEREYVDLLNPEVAKKFIALTHDQYYQIMPKYFGSVIKAIITDEPGCYCNLKAFLLDPESIAWTPNYLAEFQSRKNYNLKKYLPALWHDVGEKTAQIRIDFYDVLSDLLQESYFKPLHDWCEAHQIKLNIQPAHEETMKYATLMQGDYFKAMEYSHLPGCDDVYSWDRSRITPKLAASAAHSFGKQDVYCEVFGAYGWDVTLEKMKGITNWLFARGVNRLLLSSFYFASEGDWRFEIPPSLFVQNTLWPYLPHYSSYVQRLSCLLSDGRTVAPIAIFYPNKNAQAELTPLNEAAVDQLDRSFIQMSNFLLSHQWDFEYMNERAVEKATIRTAGKKVVLRKEQSDIWIDHELVIVPHAKILSESALLKLKKFYEQGGKLIVYGQLPQVTPNGKDLATIAETIWKNPAGPNSNPNGGQAFFIQNNLDSLLALIEQLLIPDLRLDSPHEHISFIHKIKDGRDIYFIANSDSSPVRIQASFLNDGHPQIWNPEDGTISDAIQFQRDENRTIVPLELARYGSALIVFNQNSKERPHVVATNMDMESLEIRGDSLFVSALPTGAGENYIALFWRGQEFEQRFSADPPDSVELMDLWQFEPADHSFPAEIRRSGSWTEEQKLAQPNGSAIAPAHPYFSGTGVYSQTFFIDKSLFKKNSKLILQLGAVKDIFELWLNGVKVGERCWPPFDFDVTDYLKPGSNQIELRITNTPANHYALQSRPYRLGENWGKILPSGLMDRVRIVCYEKSRIGFLGKR from the coding sequence ATGAAATTTAATTCGAAAGAAAAATCCAATCTCTTTTACTATTCGATTTTCAATTTCATCGGTATATTTTTCATTATCCTCTTTTTTATCATCGGATGCAAAATCTCAACTATAAATCAATCCGCCAGGTTTCATCAGCAATTCAAAAATCCACCATCCGCCTATCTCCCCACCGTTTACTGGTTCTGGAACGGTCGCATCGAATCTGATCAGATCAAAGCGCAACTGGAGGCAATGAAGCGCAGCAACACGGTCGGCAGCGTCTGCATCCTGGCCTGGGAAGGACTGGCGATTGACTATCTTTCGGAGGAATGGTTCGACAAAGTCAAATATGCCTGCCAGATTGCGGGAGAGCTTGGGCTGGAAATCTGGCTGTACGATGAAATCCGCTGGCCCAGTGGCCATGCGGGTGGAAAGGTGTTGGACGCCAACCCTGAATTGAAGGCCAGATGCCTTTCTCAAACCGAACAGCGAGTGAACGGCAATCAGAAGATCACTTTTGAAATTCAGTCCGAGCCAGTGGCCATTGTTGCAGCGCAGTTCAAAAATCAGATCATTGACGAATCCAGCCTAATGGACCTCACCGCCTATTTCGATGGCAGCCATTTCTCCTGGGATGTGCCCGCAGGCGATTGGTCCCTGTTCATCTATTCGATGCAACCGTGCAGCTTCAAGCCCACTTTTCTGGAGCGGGAGTACGTGGACCTGCTGAATCCCGAGGTGGCGAAAAAATTTATCGCTCTGACGCACGATCAGTATTATCAAATAATGCCCAAATATTTCGGCAGCGTGATCAAAGCCATCATCACCGATGAGCCTGGTTGCTATTGCAATTTGAAGGCGTTCCTGCTCGATCCCGAAAGCATCGCCTGGACGCCTAATTATCTGGCAGAGTTCCAGTCTCGAAAAAATTATAATCTGAAAAAATATCTTCCTGCCCTGTGGCATGACGTCGGAGAAAAGACGGCTCAAATTCGGATCGATTTTTATGATGTGCTCTCCGATCTGTTGCAGGAGTCCTATTTCAAGCCACTGCACGATTGGTGCGAGGCGCACCAGATCAAGCTGAACATTCAGCCCGCCCATGAGGAGACGATGAAATATGCCACGCTCATGCAGGGCGATTACTTCAAGGCCATGGAATACTCGCATCTGCCTGGGTGTGATGATGTCTATTCATGGGACCGAAGTCGCATCACGCCCAAGCTCGCCGCCTCGGCTGCTCACAGTTTTGGCAAGCAGGACGTCTATTGCGAGGTCTTTGGCGCATACGGCTGGGATGTGACGCTGGAGAAGATGAAGGGGATCACCAATTGGCTGTTTGCACGGGGCGTCAATCGGCTGCTGCTCAGCTCGTTCTATTTTGCCAGCGAAGGCGATTGGCGCTTTGAAATTCCCCCGTCGCTGTTCGTTCAAAATACGCTCTGGCCGTATTTGCCCCATTACTCTAGCTATGTGCAGCGGCTATCGTGCCTGCTTTCAGACGGAAGGACCGTAGCGCCGATTGCCATATTTTATCCCAATAAAAATGCCCAGGCGGAATTGACCCCGCTGAACGAAGCAGCCGTGGATCAGTTGGATCGCTCGTTTATCCAAATGTCAAATTTTCTGCTGAGCCATCAATGGGATTTTGAATACATGAATGAGCGAGCAGTGGAAAAAGCCACCATCAGAACGGCTGGCAAAAAAGTGGTGTTGCGCAAGGAACAATCGGATATTTGGATCGATCATGAACTGGTCATTGTACCGCACGCCAAAATTTTATCCGAATCGGCGCTGCTCAAGCTCAAAAAATTTTATGAACAAGGCGGCAAGCTCATCGTTTATGGTCAATTGCCGCAGGTTACTCCCAATGGAAAAGATTTAGCTACCATTGCCGAAACCATCTGGAAGAATCCCGCTGGCCCGAACAGTAACCCAAACGGCGGCCAGGCCTTTTTTATTCAAAATAATCTCGATTCCCTCCTGGCGTTGATCGAACAATTGCTGATCCCCGACCTTCGGCTGGATTCGCCCCACGAACACATCAGCTTCATTCACAAAATCAAAGATGGGCGAGATATTTATTTCATTGCCAATAGCGATAGTTCTCCAGTGAGAATCCAAGCATCGTTTTTAAATGACGGCCATCCGCAGATCTGGAATCCAGAAGATGGGACAATCTCGGATGCAATCCAATTTCAGCGAGATGAAAATCGAACAATTGTGCCCCTGGAGCTGGCTCGCTATGGTTCGGCGCTGATCGTCTTCAATCAAAATTCGAAAGAGAGGCCCCATGTCGTGGCAACCAATATGGACATGGAAAGTCTCGAAATTAGGGGCGATTCACTTTTTGTCTCTGCGTTGCCGACTGGAGCAGGGGAGAATTACATCGCCCTATTCTGGCGGGGACAGGAATTCGAGCAGCGATTTTCGGCCGATCCGCCCGATTCAGTCGAGCTAATGGATCTTTGGCAGTTCGAGCCAGCAGACCATTCCTTTCCCGCTGAAATCCGCCGTTCGGGCAGTTGGACGGAAGAGCAAAAGTTGGCCCAGCCGAATGGCTCAGCCATTGCGCCAGCTCATCCCTATTTCTCTGGCACAGGCGTTTATTCTCAAACATTTTTTATCGATAAATCTCTTTTCAAAAAGAACAGCAAGCTCATTTTGCAACTGGGGGCGGTGAAGGACATCTTCGAGCTCTGGCTGAACGGCGTTAAAGTGGGCGAGCGCTGCTGGCCGCCATTCGATTTTGATGTCACCGATTATTTGAAACCAGGTTCAAACCAGATTGAGCTAAGAATCACCAACACGCCCGCCAATCATTATGCGCTGCAATCTCGGCCATATCGATTGGGAGAAAATTGGGGAAAAATCCTGCCGTCGGGATTGATGGACAGGGTGAGGATTGTTTGTTATGAAAAATCCAGGATTGGATTTTTAGGCAAAAGATGA
- a CDS encoding DUF4185 domain-containing protein, with protein sequence MKTKVKSALLFLFFLLAQCRFVEINQPRSAQPGETIAISVTVFDNIVPEPNPHKGVLAILIPEDWSFISAEYKGDLGTGTMELAPTWADSVEAHYPAAAFGLNMKWIGLTSDTGYTYQNPITVTADVRLQVGQNEGHFKLAYLITKATGGLIGNDPSWAPLSYPHPIGVPDSGQVVLPFGVERAADWDALLDRTSGWTGADGIYSIPLSGVETHADPSNERTLLVFSDTFIGKVDANNQRKDTKMVNNTYAVLHGNQPDPQRIQFFWRTNSSGQPQSVFVPETPNAQPGDWYWLMDGVAIQDKIYVFALRLNSGSGGGIFNFKIVGVNLLEFTLDASDSVRDCQQLDTPLFCKNEAEGWEIVLGQAVMPMTEAAGNPNPDGYLYVYGPRSSSSKKDLVAARVLPDEIDDFSRWQYWDGSAWGSEIANCAPITNGISQEFSVSPLDNGKFILVFQFGDQVGFRIGDSPIGPFHFYREIWNCPEVLEDPYILVYNAKAHPHLSQPGKLLISYNVNTFNFWDHFSNADIYRPRFITLELNEQVTRVEKKSELPTLFALSQNYPNPFNATTRIEFQLDRSSHVVLKIYNVLGQEMRTLIHENLNAGIHSAVWDGKNELGEDVGSGIYFYRIQIDRDGESKKMLLLQ encoded by the coding sequence ATGAAAACCAAAGTAAAATCAGCGCTTCTTTTTTTGTTTTTTCTTCTGGCGCAATGCCGATTTGTTGAAATCAACCAGCCTCGCAGCGCCCAACCTGGTGAAACCATCGCCATTTCCGTTACTGTTTTCGATAATATTGTTCCCGAGCCCAATCCCCACAAGGGAGTATTGGCCATTTTAATCCCAGAGGACTGGTCTTTCATTTCAGCCGAATACAAGGGTGATCTTGGGACTGGGACAATGGAGTTGGCGCCGACCTGGGCCGATTCCGTGGAAGCCCATTATCCCGCCGCCGCCTTTGGCTTGAACATGAAATGGATCGGATTGACTTCTGATACAGGCTACACCTATCAAAATCCGATTACTGTCACAGCCGATGTCCGATTGCAGGTCGGACAAAATGAAGGTCATTTCAAGCTGGCCTATCTGATCACCAAAGCTACGGGTGGGCTGATCGGCAACGATCCGTCCTGGGCGCCGCTGTCCTATCCTCATCCCATTGGCGTGCCCGACTCGGGACAGGTCGTGCTGCCGTTCGGGGTTGAGCGAGCTGCTGATTGGGATGCGCTGCTGGATCGAACCTCGGGCTGGACAGGCGCCGATGGCATTTATTCCATTCCGCTGTCGGGCGTGGAGACTCATGCTGATCCGAGCAACGAACGAACCCTGCTGGTCTTCAGCGATACCTTCATCGGCAAAGTGGATGCCAACAATCAGCGCAAAGACACCAAGATGGTCAATAACACGTATGCGGTTTTGCATGGCAACCAACCCGATCCCCAGAGAATCCAATTTTTCTGGCGAACCAATTCCAGCGGACAGCCACAATCGGTGTTTGTCCCAGAAACGCCAAACGCCCAGCCAGGCGATTGGTACTGGCTGATGGATGGGGTGGCGATTCAGGACAAAATTTATGTCTTTGCTTTGCGCTTGAATTCAGGCAGCGGCGGTGGCATTTTCAATTTTAAGATCGTTGGCGTCAACTTGCTCGAATTCACCCTCGATGCTTCGGATAGCGTTCGGGACTGCCAGCAGCTCGATACGCCGCTGTTTTGTAAAAATGAAGCCGAGGGCTGGGAGATCGTCCTGGGCCAGGCTGTGATGCCGATGACGGAAGCGGCGGGCAATCCCAATCCCGATGGCTATCTCTACGTTTATGGCCCCCGAAGTAGCTCCAGCAAGAAAGATCTGGTCGCTGCCCGAGTGTTGCCCGATGAAATAGATGACTTTTCCAGGTGGCAATATTGGGATGGTTCAGCCTGGGGATCGGAAATTGCAAATTGTGCTCCGATTACCAATGGCATTTCCCAGGAGTTCAGCGTTTCGCCGCTGGATAATGGAAAATTCATTCTGGTATTCCAGTTTGGGGATCAGGTGGGATTCCGCATTGGCGATAGTCCCATTGGCCCATTTCATTTTTACAGGGAAATTTGGAACTGCCCCGAGGTGCTGGAAGATCCGTACATCCTGGTGTACAACGCCAAAGCCCATCCCCATCTTTCTCAGCCAGGAAAATTGCTGATCAGTTACAACGTCAACACGTTCAATTTTTGGGATCACTTTTCCAATGCCGATATTTATCGACCACGATTCATCACGCTAGAACTGAACGAGCAGGTGACCAGAGTCGAAAAAAAAAGTGAGCTGCCCACATTGTTCGCACTGAGCCAGAATTATCCCAATCCCTTTAATGCAACGACCCGAATTGAATTCCAGTTGGATCGAAGCTCACACGTCGTCCTAAAAATCTATAATGTGTTGGGGCAGGAGATGAGGACGCTGATCCATGAAAATTTAAATGCTGGCATTCATTCGGCGGTCTGGGATGGAAAAAATGAGTTGGGAGAAGATGTGGGTTCGGGGATTTATTTCTATCGAATTCAGATCGACCGAGATGGTGAGAGCAAGAAGATGTTATTGTTGCAGTGA